The Populus alba chromosome 6, ASM523922v2, whole genome shotgun sequence genome contains a region encoding:
- the LOC118043871 gene encoding uncharacterized protein isoform X1, translated as MSGKASISQLSVSLSGSAGLSHVYIQHPPLRCNVPGSRGLFYDDGNKLLCSPTSDQVFSWKVAPFDPLVAPTSDLISEGPILSIRYSLDAKIIAIQRTSQEIQFFHRETGKNFCHKCKPESESILGFFWTDCPRCHFVLVKTSGLDLLACDAESKSFQLVDTRKLNVSWYVYTHESRLVLLASGMQCKTFSGFQLSSAGIVCLPKFEMVMGKSEANSKPVLAAEDVYIATIYGRIYCLQIDRVAMLLHSYRFYQDAVVQQGSLPIYSSKIAVSVVDNVLLIHQVDTKVVILYDIFVDSRAPISAPLPLLFRGFPRSNASSSRSTVKDGESSEANISDSESNIYGDDWTFLIPDLICNVSNKQLWKIHLDLEAISACSSEVPSVLEFLQHRKLEASKAKQLCLAITHNLILERRPVLLVAKAIEVLIASYSQSLKTGSYLKGIKDNVQFKSVKTNRKVNKEKLSGGAESSSTEVHTSSSHSQHLRPTNSPLNASVSERQESQVTSPAISPNEMYSLVFAPVEEEMVGDSSYFVAIIVEFLRSASSVKKKVQPNINVLAIQLLACNERYAELSLFIINKVLQPSKEVAMQLLESGRQNSQVRKLALDMLRQLSLHHDYVLQLVQDGYYLEALRYARKHKVVTVRPSLFLEAALASNDSQLLAAVLRFFSDFTPGFITTSDCRTYNKILNEMNSAVAV; from the exons ATGTCTGGGAAAGCATCCATCTCGCAGCTTAGTGTTAGTTTAAGTGGGTCTGCAGGGTTGTCACATGTTTATATTCAGCACCCTCCTTTACGATGTAATGTTCCAGGATCAAGGGGTTTATTTTATGATGATGGGAATAAGCTATTATGCTCCCCCACATCTGATCAG GTTTTTTCATGGAAAGTTGCTCCCTTTGATCCTCTTGTTGCACCTACCTCTGATTTGATAAGTGAAGGTCCTATCCTATCTATTCGGTATTCTTTAGATGCGAAGATCATTGCAATCCAGAGAACCAGTCAAGAGATCCAGTTTTTTCATAGGGAAACTGGAAAAAACTTTTGTCACAAATGTAAGCCAGAGTCAGAGAGCATACTAGGGTTTTTTTGGACTGATTGTCCACGGTGCCATTTTGTTCTAGTAAAGACCAG TGGGCTGGATTTGCTTGCCTGTGATGCTGAatcaaaatcatttcaattgGTAGATACAAGGAAATTGAACGTGAGCTGGTATGTATATACACATGAGAGTCGCTTGGTTCTTCTTGCTTCAGGAATGCAATGCAAGACCTTCAGTGGATTTCAG cTTTCATCTGCAGGGATTGTTTGCTTGCCAAAGTTTGAGATGGTAATGGGAAAATCTGAGGCTAACAGTAAGCCTGTCCTAGCAGCTGAAGATGTCTATATTGCAACCAT CTATGGGAGGATATACTGCTTGCAAATTGATAGAGTTGCAATGCTGCTTCACTCATATAGGTTTTATCAAGATGCTGTTGTGCAGCAG GGTTCCTTGCCAATATATTCAAGCAAAATTGCTGTTAGTGTGGTTGATAATGTACTTCTTATCCATCAAGTGGACACAAAGGTTGTTATACTCTATGACATATTTGTAGATTCTCGAGCACCCATTTCTGCTCCACTGCCTCTACTGTTTAGGGGGTTCCCCAGGTCTAATGCTTCCTCCTCGCGATCTACCGTAAAAGATGGTGAAAGTTCAGAGGCCAACATAAGTGATTCTGAATCAAACATTTATGGAGATGACTGGACATTTCTGATTCCTGACCTTATATGCAATGTTTCCAATAAGCAGTTATGGAAAATCCATTTAGACTTGGAG GCAATTTCTGCATGTAGCTCTGAAGTTCCATCAGTGCTTGAGTTCTTGCAGCATAGGAAGTTGGAAGCTAGTAAG GCTAAGCAGCTGTGCTTGGCAATTACACACAACCTTATCTTGGAAAGGAGACCGGTCTTATTGGTTGCCAAGGCAATAGAAGTACTGATTGCGTCTTACTCCCAGTCACTCAAAACAGGAAGTTATCTCAAAGGAATTAAAG ACAATGTCCAATTCAAATCAGTAAAAACAAACCGAAAAGTGAACAAGGAGAAATTATCAGGTGGTGCTGAGAGTTCTAGCACTGAAGTTCACACATCATCTTCACATTCTCAGCATCTTAGACCAACTAACAGCCCATTAAATGCTAGTGTTTCTGAAAGGCAAGAGTCTCAAGTTACTTCTCCAGCAATTTCACCCAATGAGATGTATAGCCTTGTGTTTGCTCCAGTTGAGGAAGAGATGGTGGGAGACTCATCTTACTTTGTTGCCATCATTGTTGAGTTCCTTCGTAG TGCAAGTTCAGTAAAGAAAAAAGTTCAACCAAACATCAATGTGTTGGCAATACAACTTCTAGCATGCAATGAGCGATATGCAGAACTCTCACTGTTCATCATAAACAAG GTTCTTCAACCCTCAAAAGAAGTAGCAATGCAGCTCCTAGAATCAGGCCGTCAAAATTCCCAGGTTAGGAAGCTGGCTCTAGATATGCTGAGACAGCTCTCTTTGCATCATGACTACGTGTTGCAACTAGTGCAAGATGGATATTATCTTGAAGCCTTGCGTTATGCTAGGAAGCACAAG GTTGTGACTGTCCGCCCCTCGTTGTTTCTGGAAGCTGCTTTGGCTTCTAATGATTCTCAACTCCTAGCTGCAGTGCTGAGATTCTTTTCAGATTTTACTCCAGGATTTATAACCACTTCCGACTGCCGTACCTACAATAAGATTCTCAATGAGATGAACTCAGCTGTAGCTGTTTGA
- the LOC118043871 gene encoding uncharacterized protein isoform X2: protein MQCKTFSGFQLSSAGIVCLPKFEMVMGKSEANSKPVLAAEDVYIATIYGRIYCLQIDRVAMLLHSYRFYQDAVVQQGSLPIYSSKIAVSVVDNVLLIHQVDTKVVILYDIFVDSRAPISAPLPLLFRGFPRSNASSSRSTVKDGESSEANISDSESNIYGDDWTFLIPDLICNVSNKQLWKIHLDLEAISACSSEVPSVLEFLQHRKLEASKAKQLCLAITHNLILERRPVLLVAKAIEVLIASYSQSLKTGSYLKGIKDNVQFKSVKTNRKVNKEKLSGGAESSSTEVHTSSSHSQHLRPTNSPLNASVSERQESQVTSPAISPNEMYSLVFAPVEEEMVGDSSYFVAIIVEFLRSASSVKKKVQPNINVLAIQLLACNERYAELSLFIINKVLQPSKEVAMQLLESGRQNSQVRKLALDMLRQLSLHHDYVLQLVQDGYYLEALRYARKHKVVTVRPSLFLEAALASNDSQLLAAVLRFFSDFTPGFITTSDCRTYNKILNEMNSAVAV, encoded by the exons ATGCAATGCAAGACCTTCAGTGGATTTCAG cTTTCATCTGCAGGGATTGTTTGCTTGCCAAAGTTTGAGATGGTAATGGGAAAATCTGAGGCTAACAGTAAGCCTGTCCTAGCAGCTGAAGATGTCTATATTGCAACCAT CTATGGGAGGATATACTGCTTGCAAATTGATAGAGTTGCAATGCTGCTTCACTCATATAGGTTTTATCAAGATGCTGTTGTGCAGCAG GGTTCCTTGCCAATATATTCAAGCAAAATTGCTGTTAGTGTGGTTGATAATGTACTTCTTATCCATCAAGTGGACACAAAGGTTGTTATACTCTATGACATATTTGTAGATTCTCGAGCACCCATTTCTGCTCCACTGCCTCTACTGTTTAGGGGGTTCCCCAGGTCTAATGCTTCCTCCTCGCGATCTACCGTAAAAGATGGTGAAAGTTCAGAGGCCAACATAAGTGATTCTGAATCAAACATTTATGGAGATGACTGGACATTTCTGATTCCTGACCTTATATGCAATGTTTCCAATAAGCAGTTATGGAAAATCCATTTAGACTTGGAG GCAATTTCTGCATGTAGCTCTGAAGTTCCATCAGTGCTTGAGTTCTTGCAGCATAGGAAGTTGGAAGCTAGTAAG GCTAAGCAGCTGTGCTTGGCAATTACACACAACCTTATCTTGGAAAGGAGACCGGTCTTATTGGTTGCCAAGGCAATAGAAGTACTGATTGCGTCTTACTCCCAGTCACTCAAAACAGGAAGTTATCTCAAAGGAATTAAAG ACAATGTCCAATTCAAATCAGTAAAAACAAACCGAAAAGTGAACAAGGAGAAATTATCAGGTGGTGCTGAGAGTTCTAGCACTGAAGTTCACACATCATCTTCACATTCTCAGCATCTTAGACCAACTAACAGCCCATTAAATGCTAGTGTTTCTGAAAGGCAAGAGTCTCAAGTTACTTCTCCAGCAATTTCACCCAATGAGATGTATAGCCTTGTGTTTGCTCCAGTTGAGGAAGAGATGGTGGGAGACTCATCTTACTTTGTTGCCATCATTGTTGAGTTCCTTCGTAG TGCAAGTTCAGTAAAGAAAAAAGTTCAACCAAACATCAATGTGTTGGCAATACAACTTCTAGCATGCAATGAGCGATATGCAGAACTCTCACTGTTCATCATAAACAAG GTTCTTCAACCCTCAAAAGAAGTAGCAATGCAGCTCCTAGAATCAGGCCGTCAAAATTCCCAGGTTAGGAAGCTGGCTCTAGATATGCTGAGACAGCTCTCTTTGCATCATGACTACGTGTTGCAACTAGTGCAAGATGGATATTATCTTGAAGCCTTGCGTTATGCTAGGAAGCACAAG GTTGTGACTGTCCGCCCCTCGTTGTTTCTGGAAGCTGCTTTGGCTTCTAATGATTCTCAACTCCTAGCTGCAGTGCTGAGATTCTTTTCAGATTTTACTCCAGGATTTATAACCACTTCCGACTGCCGTACCTACAATAAGATTCTCAATGAGATGAACTCAGCTGTAGCTGTTTGA